The Mercurialis annua linkage group LG7, ddMerAnnu1.2, whole genome shotgun sequence genome includes the window TGATGCATTTGATTCAATTATATGCAGTATACTTAATCATTATTGTCAAATTGTTTAGAGTTCTTATTAGTTACTCCAAATGCAAGTCAGTATTGTGCAGAAGAAAATGATTTCCCTTTTCTTGATCTGAATGTAATAGCCTAAGGTTTTAGATTGATTGGCCATTGTTGTTTTTAGAAAGATATGCTTTTTTAACTCGAATAATGTTATAGTTGTCTGATAATGGTTGCAACAAGAGCGAAACTTTATATCGTTATGTGCACTCTTTTTATCCGTTTTCCTTATCCGTCTTCTTTTCGTTTATTTTTTAGGAATGTTTTAGCGCTCTTGGTATGCCATCAGTTTTTTCTGATTTAGTTTGTTTTCTGTATTGTGTATatcagaaacaaaatcaagataGTGACAGCGGGTGCTGTCCCTCCTCTTGTGGAGCTTCTCAAGTTCCAGAATGGTAGTTTACAAGAATTAACCGCTGCTGCAATTTTAACACTCTCAGCTGCTGAATCTAACAAACAAACAATTGTAGCTTCAGGAGCTGCTCCTTTTCTGGTCCAGATTCTGAACTCTGGGAGTGTTCAAGGAAAAGTTGATGCTGTAACAGCGTTACATAACCTCTCGTCGTGCACGAAGAATTCCCATCCGATTGTGGATTCTAAGGCAGTTCCCCCTCTCATTGAACTCCTTAAAGATTgcaaaaaatattcaaagttTGCTGAGAAAGCAACAGCACTGCTCGAAATCATTTCCGACTCTGAAGAAGGGAAAATTGCAATCGCCGACTCAAAGGGTGGTATTCTGACTTTAGTAGTGACTGTTGAAGATGGATCACTTGCGAGCGCAGAACACGCAGTTGGCGTGTTGCTCTCTTTGTGCCAGAGCGACCGAGATAAGTACAGAGAACTAATTCTTAAAGAAGGTGCAATTCCGGGACTTCTGCAACTAACTGCAGAGGGAACCTCTGAAGCTCAAGAAAGAGCCCGAATGCTCTTAGACTTGCTTAGAGAGACTCCCGAAAAGAAATTGGCATCATCGGTATTAGAGAAACTTGTTTATGATATTGCTGCACGAGTTGATGGCTCTGATAAAGCAGCTGAAACTGCCAAGCGTCTACTACAGGAGATGGTTCAAAGAAGCATGGAGATCAGTGCGGATCGCATCCAGTGTCTGACTGCATCTTGTACAACTACTGAGATTTCATCCACATGACACACTGACCTACTGGTTGAAGGACTTTTACACGTAACCCGGGTTAGAGTTTTAATCtgaatctttattttatttgagcAGTTAAAACTCTTGTAATCATAACTGTTGTCACCATCAAAGAAGATGAATGAACAAACTAATACACTGAAAGGATTTCACTAGTTTCTACTTTTTTGAGGTAATATACTCCAACCTCAACAGACTGTTGTATCCATCGTGAACATTGGCGGAACTAGGTGGCAGGGCAGGTGGGTGGCTGCCTCCAGCCATCCGACGCCCCTTACCCCCCACTTCGTTGACTGCTGATTATTTGGCAAGTTTTTCTTCTTTacaccttttttttttcatcgaAATAATCTTATGTATCCATAACTTTCACCATTTTGAcaaatatatttgtaaaaaaactAGACAGTCTAGTcggtcaattttataaattggaaCAAATATATCTAGAACATATTTGGTCCGATGTGGATTTACTTGTTTGGTCTTATGTTCTAGTCCGATGTGGATTTACTTGATTGGTCTAGTTAGGAAAGAGAAATTCTGTATTTTAGATCTAATTTGAGTTTTGATATAACTGTTTCAACTTGTCAAATTGATGAACCAGACTGTCCAAAACTTTTTCAGGAATACATTTATCAAAATGGTCAAAATTATGGATatagaaaatcatttttttcttctttcatccGTTGTATTTTGCCTCCAACCAGTAATCGGTCTTTTTGTTTCCTCGCCCCTTCCGGACTAATATTTTCATGTAAATTCGTCCTCTCTAAACTTTCCGGTTCCACCAATAATCATGTGTAGATAAGTCTAAATCTAAATCTAATATATGTACATTTCTTCTCATTTGGATAAGAAAGTGTTTTTGATGAATGAAAAGGTGGGTTATGCACTTGGAAAGGAAAGTTTTAGTCAATAGTCATGTGCATAAGACAATTATGTAAAAGCTAACCTGACCCTAAGGAAGAGGATTGTTGATCCAAGAAACTCTCTCTTTATGATTTATTGTGTGATTGATACCTTCcaagcagtgttttaaaaaccggaccggaccggccggtcggaccggttgaaccgcgaaccgCGAACCGCGAACCGGCCAGTGGTCCAGTCTGAAACTGCAAAAAACCGGATATTTTGGTTGGACCGGgttggaccggttgaaccggtaaaaaccggatgttgaaccggaccggaccggatTGAACCTGTAAAAAACCGGTGaaccagaattttttttaaatttatcaaatcgGTTGAGCCGGTCattgaaccggttcaaccggttcggtttttaaaacactgcttcCAAGTGCTTTAAAATGTAAAGAGAGTTTAATTATGGGGGGAAAGGTGAAAAGAGAGtttcagttgtttttttttttaaatattttgatctATGATGTACTTCGATGGTAGGATGTAATATGCTAATCTATTTATATTACTatcttttggcaaaaaaaaaaaggcgaaaagaaaattgatatttttgttcttttttaatcATTAGAAGATTGTAGTAGTTGGGGCTGAAACaaaactataattaataatgataataataaatttaggtATCTTCTTTCTTAATCATTAGAATCctgtatataaaataaaaaattacaccaatattaatattttggcTAATTTAACCCGACATAAATACTAAGTGTATAAAATTGTGTTGCAGAAGAGCTTAGATGGCTTTTGGAGCACCAAATTggttatataaattaaatttaaaactcgTATTTGCataaattaccattttatttatatttttatttctcattGGGGGAGTCGATCTTAGCAGAATTCTGCGTAGCACATCTTCCATTTGAATTATGACTTACTAGTGCATAAAATCAGCATTCTAAttacacattttaaaacttaattttgcACCGTACAAAATTAACTGAGATGTTTTAGGATTCAATTTCACATAATAAACATTCCTGTGAGGCTAAATCTGTCTAAATATCATATggattcattttaaaaaaaaaaaaaagttcacgAACTAAGTTGATAAAAATagttcaaattttattataataataattcatatttttaaataacaaatgaaTCAATAAAAACCACTTGCATAATAACCTCATTTTTACACCTTAAAATAGtagaaataaacaaatttagaCTGGATAGTC containing:
- the LOC126656512 gene encoding U-box domain-containing protein 15, with the translated sequence MKINSKKMGQEEPEEETSSTQSNNSRTDLEEEEEEWNSKKQTLIIEVSERLIKGDLNTQIQAAKDIRKLVRKSASHSKTRSKFAAAGVIQPLVFMLFNSNLDARHASLLALLNLAVRNERNKIKIVTAGAVPPLVELLKFQNGSLQELTAAAILTLSAAESNKQTIVASGAAPFLVQILNSGSVQGKVDAVTALHNLSSCTKNSHPIVDSKAVPPLIELLKDCKKYSKFAEKATALLEIISDSEEGKIAIADSKGGILTLVVTVEDGSLASAEHAVGVLLSLCQSDRDKYRELILKEGAIPGLLQLTAEGTSEAQERARMLLDLLRETPEKKLASSVLEKLVYDIAARVDGSDKAAETAKRLLQEMVQRSMEISADRIQCLTASCTTTEISST